A stretch of Cicer arietinum cultivar CDC Frontier isolate Library 1 chromosome 5, Cicar.CDCFrontier_v2.0, whole genome shotgun sequence DNA encodes these proteins:
- the LOC101501283 gene encoding receptor-like protein kinase FERONIA — protein MRELWILHTLIMLISPEDFKPTDEILLNCGGPILSLDLDGRSWSTDRGSNFGSGKSNMLEVATNDPALPQVPFMTVQIFESPYTYSFPVASGWIFLRLYFYLASYSGLNISDARFGVTSQSYTLLWNFSVLETTLGSNDHYVVKEYSIHIDGGTLNLTFTPSTTAINAYAFVNGIEVMSMPNIYTSTDDDVHVIVCIRSVFNVDNRTALENVYRLNVGGSNIPGSRDTGMFRSWSADASFILGTAFGAVNGGIEVNIEYPPGTPSYIAPTIVFSSARSMGANTNINLSYNLTWTFSIDSGFAYLVRLHFCEGTTVIIKVNQRVFQIFLANQSAFNTTDVIAWASTFNLPLLVEDFKPTHEILLHCGGPILSLDLDGRSMSIDRGSNFGSGKSTMSEVATNDPPVPQVPFMTARIFESPYTYSFLVASGWIFLMNFSVLETTLGSKDHYVVKEYSIHIDGGTLNLTFTPSTTAINKDAFVNGIEVISVFTIENRTTLENVYRLNVGGSNIPGSRDTGMFRSWSADASFILGTAFGAVNGGIEVNIEYPPGTPSYIAPTIVFSSARSMGPNANINLSYNLTWTFSIDSGFAYLVRLHFCEGTTVITKVNQRVFKIFLANQSAFNTVDVISWPTEDFKPTDEILLNCGGPILVWILMAVHGPLIVARILVLENPPCQSLDLDGRSWSTDRGSNFGSGKSTMSEVASNDPAVPQNPFMTARIFESPYTYSFPVASDWIFLRLYFYSVSYSRLNISYARFGVTSQCYTLFRNFSVLETTLDSNDHYVVKEYSIHIDGGTLNVTFTPSTTAINAYAFITFCRRRHSTSEGRPSWFPLSLFSNSPSPASANTNTTRSYKSSLPQNLCRHFSFAEMKAVTNNFDETLILGVGGFGKVYKGEIDGGSTIVAIKPANPLSKQGEHEFQTEIQMLSELRHRHLVSVIGYCEENTEMILVYDHMAYGTLREHLDKTQKHPLPWKQRLEICIGAAQGLHYLHTGVERTIIHRDVKTTNILLDEKWVAKVSDFGLSKTYPSLDNTHVTTEVKGSFGYLDPEYYRRQQMTDKSDVYSFGVVIFEILCARPALNVKPADEEMNLGKWAAHCYKTGILDQISDPYLKGKIVPECFKKFAETAMKCVADQGIERPSMGDVLWNLELALRLQKSSEDTANPEDNANPEDSGNSLGRRHCEEPLFTDVKGKKKLDYVTDSGNSGDSTSVGGRSLARKDSAQG, from the exons ATGCGAGAACTatggattttgcatactttgataATGTTGATTTCAC CTGAAGATTTTAAGCCTACAGACGAAATACTATTAAATTGTGGTGGTCCTATTCTTAGTTTGGATCTTGATGGCCGTTCATGGTCCACTGATCGTGGCTCGAATTTTGGTTCTGGAAAATCCAACATGTTAGAGGTTGCAACTAATGACCCTGCACTCCCTCAAGTTCCCTTCATGACGGTGCAGATTTTCGAATCACCATATACCTATAGTTTTCCTGTGGCTTCTGGTTGGATTTTCCTCAGGTTATATTTTTATCTGGCTTCTTATTCGGGTCTTAATATATCAGATGCCCGATTTGGCGTGACATCCCAATCCTACACCTTGCTTTGGAACTTCAGTGTTCTTGAGACCACTTTGGGTTCAAATGATCATTATGTTGTGAAGGAATATTCCATCCACATTGATGGAGGTACATTGAACTTAACTTTTACTCCATCTACCACTGCAATTAATGCATATGCATTTGTCAATGGGATTGAGGTCATGTCGATGCCTAATATTTATACTTCCACTGATGATGATGTCCATGTGATTGTTTGTATAAGAAGTGTCTTCAACGTTGACAACAGAACTGCACTTGAGAATGTTTATAGGTTAAATGTGGGTGGGAGTAATATTCCGGGTTCTCGTGATACTGGCATGTTTAGGTCTTGGAGTGCTGACGCGTCTTTCATACTAGGAACTGCATTCGGAGCTGTGAATGGTGGTATAGAAGTGAATATTGAGTATCCTCCAGGAACACCGTCTTATATTGCTCCGACTATTGTTTTCTCGTCGGCCAGATCGATGGGTGCAAACACGAATATCAACTTGAGTTACAACTTGACTTGGACATTCTCAATTGATTCTGGGTTTGCCTATCTAGTGAGACTTCACTTTTGTGAGGGCACCACAGTGATAATCAAAGTTAATCAAAGAGTATTCCAAATATTCCTCGCTAATCAAAGTGCTTTTAATACGACTGATGTTATTGCCTGGGCAAGTACTTTTAACCTTCCAC TGTTAGTTGAAGATTTTAAGCCTACCCACGAAATACTCTTACATTGTGGTGGCCCTATTCTTAGTTTGGATCTTGATGGCCGTTCAATGTCCATTGATCGTGGCTCGAATTTTGGTTCTGGAAAATCCACCATGTCAGAGGTTGCAACTAACGACCCTCCAGTCCCTCAAGTTCCCTTCATGACGGCGCGGATTTTCGAATCACCATATACCTATAGTTTTCTGGTGGCTTCTGGTTGGATTTTcctcat GAACTTCAGTGTTCTTGAGACCACTTTGGGTTCAAAGGATCATTATGTTGTGAAGGAATATTCCATCCACATTGATGGAGGTACATTGAACTTAACTTTTACTCCATCTACCACTGCAATTAATAAAGATGCATTTGTCAATGGGATTGAGGTCAT AAGTGTCTTCACCATTGAAAACAGAACTACACTTGAGAATGTTTATAGGTTAAATGTGGGTGGGAGTAATATTCCGGGTTCTCGTGATACTGGCATGTTTAGGTCTTGGAGTGCTGACGCGTCTTTCATACTAGGAACTGCATTTGGAGCTGTGAATGGTGGTATAGAAGTGAATATTGAGTATCCTCCAGGAACACCGTCTTATATTGCTCCAACTATTGTTTTCTCGTCGGCCAGATCGATGGGTCCAAATGCCAATATCAACTTGAGTTACAACTTGACATGGACATTCTCAATTGATTCTGGGTTTGCCTATCTTGTGAGACTTCACTTTTGTGAGGGCACCACGGTGATAACCAAAGTTAATCAAAGAGTATTCAAAATATTCCTCGCTAATCAAAGTGCTTTTAATACGGTTGATGTTATTTCCTGGCCAA CTGAAGATTTTAAGCCTACGGACGAAATACTCTTAAATTGTGGTGGCCCTATCTTAGTTTGGATCTTGATGGCCGTTCATGGTCCACTGATCGTGGCTCGAATTTTGGTTCTGGAAAATCCACCATGTCAGAG TTTGGATCTTGATGGCCGTTCATGGTCCACTGATCGTGGCTCAAATTTTGGTTCTGGAAAATCCACCATGTCAGAGGTTGCAAGTAATGACCCTGCAGTCCCTCAAAATCCCTTCATGACGGCGCGGATTTTCGAATCACCATATACCTATAGTTTTCCGGTCGCTTCTGATTGGATTTTCCTCAGGTTATATTTTTATTCGGTTTCTTATTCGCGTCTTAATATATCATATGCCCGATTTGGCGTGACATCCCAATGCTACACCTTGTTTAGGAACTTCAGCGTTCTTGAGACCACTTTGGATTCAAATGATCATTATGTTGTGAAGGAATATTCCATCCACATTGATGGAGGTACATTGAACGTAACTTTTACTCCATCTACCACTGCAATTAATGCATATGCTTTCATCACATTTTGTCGCCGTAGGCATAGCACAAGTGAAGGACGACCTAGCTGGTTTCCACTTTCGCTTTTCAGTAATTCACCCTCTCCAGCTTCTGCCAATACCAACACAACAAGGAGTTACAAATCCTCACTTCCACAAAACCTTTGTCGTCATTTCTCGTTTGCGGAAATGAAGGCTGTTACAAACAACTTTGACGAGACTTTGATTCTCGGTGTGGGAGGATTTGGCAAGGTTTACAAAGGAGAAATTGACGGCGGATCGACTATAGTCGCAATTAAACCTGCGAATCCACTCTCCAAACAAGGTGAGCACGAATTCCAAACTGAAATTCAAATGCTCTCTGAACTTCGTCACCGCCACCTTGTTTCGGTGATTGGATACTGTGAAGAGAACACTGAAATGATCCTTGTCTATGATCACATGGCCTATGGAACACTCAGGGAGCATCTAGACAAGACACAGAAACATCCACTACCGTGGAAGCAAAGGCTTGAGATATGCATTGGAGCTGCTCAGGGTTTGCACTATCTTCACACCGGCGTTGAACGCACTATCATCCACCGTGACGTGAAGACAACAAACATTTTACTAGATGAGAAGTGGGTGGCCAAGGTTTCTGATTTCGGATTGTCGAAAACATATCCTTCATTGGATAATACACATGTAACTACTGAGGTAAAGGGTAGTTTCGGGTACTTGGATCCGGAATACTACAGGAGGCAGCAAATGACCGACAAATCCGATGTGTACTCATTTGGTGTGGTTATATTTGAGATACTCTGCGCTCGCCCGGCTTTGAACGTAAAACCAGCTGACGAGGAAATGAATCTAGGTAAATGGGCAGCTCATTGCTACAAAACAGGCATTCTTGACCAAATCAGTGATCCTTATCTGAAGGGCAAGATAGTTCCGGAATGCTTTAAGAAGTTCGCCGAGACCGCGATGAAGTGCGTAGCTGACCAAGGCATTGAAAGGCCATCGATGGGGGATGTCTTGTGGAACCTGGAACTTGCTTTGCGGCTTCAGAAAAGTTCAGAAGACACTGCAAATCCAGAAGATAATGCAAATCCAGAAGATAGTGGAAACAGTCTTGGCAGAAGACACTGCGAAGAGCCATTGTTTACAGATGTGAAAGGAAAGAAGAAGTTGGATTATGTGACTGATTCTGGAAACAGTGGTGATTCAACGAGTGTTGGAGGTAGAAGCTTGGCTAGAAAAGATTCTGCTCAGGGCtag